The Lewinellaceae bacterium DNA window GGGTGCCGGACTGGGCACCATCGCCCTGGGCTCGATCCTGCAGCCTAATTTAGCCAAACAGGCAGCTTCTCCAGTGGGAAGTATGGGTCTTGCGGGCATTCCCCATTTCGCCCCCAAGGCCAAACGGGTAATCTATCTTTTCCAGAATGGTGCTCCTTCACAGCTGGAGACCTTTGATTACAAACCATTGCTGAATAAAATGATCGGTGAAGATCTGCCGGAGTCGATCCGGCAAGGTCAGCGACTCACTGGTATGACAGCAAACCAAAGCCGGTTTCCACTGGTAGGATCCTATTTTAAATTCCAGCAATATGGTAACTCCGGTGCGTGGATCAGTGAACTCTTTCCGCATATGGCACAGGTGGTAGATGATCTTTGCATTATCAAGACCATGCACACCGATGCCATCAACCACGATCCGGCATTGACATTTATGCAAACCGGAGCTCAGCAAGGCAACCGTCCCAGCATGGGTGCCTGGCTAAGCTATGGATTGGGTAGTGAGAATGCCGACTTACCGGCCTTTTGTGTTTTACTTTCCCGTGGCAAAGGGAATGGTCAGGGTGTGTACTCCAAGCTCTGGACCAATGGATTTCTGGACAGCATCCATCAGGGCGTTCAGTTCAGCAGTGGTGAAGATCCCATATTATACCTGAACGACCCGAATGGCATGAACCGGGAAAGCCGCCGTTCCATGTTGGACAAGCTGAATGTCCTCAACAATATGACCTACGATGAATTTGGCGATCCGGAGATCCAGGCTAAAATCCAACAATACGAACTGGCCTACCGGATGCAAACCGCTGTACCGGAAATTACAGATATCAAAAAGGAACCGGACTACATCCTCCAGATGTACGGGCCGGATGCCCTGGTTCCCGGTACTTATGCGGCAAACTGTCTGCTGGCGCGTAAACTCTCCGAAGCCGGCGTTCGGTTTATACAGCTTTATCATCAGGGTTGGGATCAGCATGGCAACCTGCCGACAGAAATGCCGATGCAAGCAAAAGATGTGGACCAACCTACCGCCGCCCTTATTCGTGATCTGAAACAAAGAGGCCTGCTGGATGAGACGCTGGTGATCTGGGGAGGTGAATTTGGACGTACCAACTACTGCCAGGGCACATTAATGGCCAATAACTACGGTCGCGATCATCATCCGAGAGCCTATTCCATCTGGGTTGCCGGAGGAGGCATCAAACCGGGGATCGTTTATGGAGAAACCGATGACTTTGGCTACAATATCATCGAAAATCCGGTGGACATCCATGACTTTCACGCCACGCTGCTGCGGTTACTGGGTATCGATCATGAACGCTTAACCTACAAACATCTGGGACGGCGGTACCGCCTGACTGACGTCTCCGGACAGGTGATCAATGGCATCATGGCATAAAGTAGAGTTAATCTGTAACAGGCATTTGACCTAACCAACAATCCTCCATCGACATCATTGGAATGCGAGAATAGCATTACTTTCAGCCGCAACAATCAAAAGCATGGTACGTATCCTGCCAATACCTCATGATGTAAACAG harbors:
- a CDS encoding DUF1501 domain-containing protein; translation: MSNPFFENRMQVTRRHFLGQMGAGLGTIALGSILQPNLAKQAASPVGSMGLAGIPHFAPKAKRVIYLFQNGAPSQLETFDYKPLLNKMIGEDLPESIRQGQRLTGMTANQSRFPLVGSYFKFQQYGNSGAWISELFPHMAQVVDDLCIIKTMHTDAINHDPALTFMQTGAQQGNRPSMGAWLSYGLGSENADLPAFCVLLSRGKGNGQGVYSKLWTNGFLDSIHQGVQFSSGEDPILYLNDPNGMNRESRRSMLDKLNVLNNMTYDEFGDPEIQAKIQQYELAYRMQTAVPEITDIKKEPDYILQMYGPDALVPGTYAANCLLARKLSEAGVRFIQLYHQGWDQHGNLPTEMPMQAKDVDQPTAALIRDLKQRGLLDETLVIWGGEFGRTNYCQGTLMANNYGRDHHPRAYSIWVAGGGIKPGIVYGETDDFGYNIIENPVDIHDFHATLLRLLGIDHERLTYKHLGRRYRLTDVSGQVINGIMA